GTTCGGGAATTAACCTCTACCTATGCCCGACAGACCAATTCAAGACCGTTTATCTCAAGCTTTTTATCCACACGCCACTGGATGAAAATGTTACCGCCAATTCCCTCTTAACCAGCGTGCTTTTGCGCGGATGCAAGAAATATCCGAATATGAGAAAAATCGTGGCGTTCCTGGATTCGCTTTATGGGGCAAATTTCGGGAGCGATGTCAGTAAAATCGGCGAGCGCCATCTCCTGGAATTCCATTTCGAAGGCGTGGCAGACCGCTTCCTGCCGGAAAAGGCGCACGTCCTGGAAAACGGATTGACATTCCTTAAGCGGCTTCTTGCCGAACCTTTGGTCAGGAATAATGGGCTTCCGGCGGATTATGTAACACAGGAAAAGCGCAATCTTAGGAATGAAATAAGCGGCCTTAAAGACAACAAAATCGCCTATGCCCACCAACGCTGCGTGGAGGAAATGTGCCACTCCGAGCCTTACCGCATCTATGAAGAAGGCAGAATAGAGGATATCGATTGCCTGACCGGGCAGGATTTACTGAAACGGCTCCAAGAAGTTATTTATAAATACCCGATAGATATTTTCATACTCGGCGCGTTCAGCCCGGATAAGATAGAAAAATCCGTCCGGCGGATATTTTCTGTAAAGCGCGACAAGGCCTCAACTGAAGTGCCGGCAACATTCGTCAACAAGAAAGTGGAAAAGGAAAATATCATCCGGGAAAAAGCAGAGGATGCCGAGCAGGCAAAACTGGTCATGGGTTTCCGCACTTATACCACCTGGAGTGACGAGGATGTCTTCCCGATGATGATATTTAACGGGGTACTCGGTGCATTCCCGCATTCCAAGCTTTTCTGCAATGTCCGCGAAAAAGCGGGACTGGCGTATTACGCCTCATCATCAATAGAACGCAACAAGGGGCTAATGTTTGTCCAGGCGGGCATCGGGTCGGATAAATTCGAGCCGGCGGGCAATATCATCAAGGAACAGATTAACGAGATTAAAAAAGGCAATGTCTCTGACGATGAGATGTCCGCAACCATTAAATCCATCGACGACCGTTACAAAACCATCCGCGACACGCCGTTTTCTTATATCGGCTATACGCTGGAACAGCTTATCAACCAGCGAACGGATTCCCTGGAAACATTGAGGGAAAAGATACGTTCGGTTACCAAGAAAGACGTTATCCGCATGGCGGATAAGGTAAAGCTGGATACGGTATACTTTTTATCTAACAAATAAAGCAGACCGGAATAACTATGTGCCCTGATATTAAATCAACGCTCCGGCCGGAAGACCTCATTTCACTTATCGAGATTTCCAAGGCAATGGTGGCAGAACCGGATATGGATAAGCTCCTGACGTTTATCCTTAACAAAGCAACCGAGGTCCTTAAAGCCGAGCGCAGTTCCTTATTTATGTATAATCCCCAAACCAACCAGATGGAAAGCCGGATTGCCCAGAAGGCGGATTTTAAAATCACTGTTCCCATGGGCAAGGGAATTGTCGGCCACACTGCCCAAGAACGCAAAAGCGTAATCTGCCCGGATACATACAACGACCCGCACTTCATGCAGTTGATAGATAAGATGACCGGCTACAAGACGCGCAATATCCTTTCCACCCCGCTTATCACCCCGGAAGGCGATTTGATAGGCGTAATCGAGGTCTTAAATAAAATAGAAGCGCCCAATAAATCTGAAACTTTCTCGGATTACGATGTCAGTCTGGTTGAGGCATTTGCCTCTTACGCGACGATTGCCATCCGGAACGCCGCCCAGCGCGCCGAAATACATCTCTTGAATAAACAGTTGAGCGATAAGCTGGAAACCATAGAAAAAGAGCTTCAGGTTAAATATCAATACGGCAACATCATCGGGCAGAGCCCGAAAATGCAGGAAATCTACCGCCTCCTGGAAAAAGCCAAGGACACCTCTTTCGCGGTTTTGATACAGGGCGAAAGCGGGACCGGAAAGGAACTTATCGCCCGGGCGATACATTTTAACGGGCCGCGCGCCGGGGAAAAATTCCTTTCCCAAAATTGCACGGCGATTCCGGAATCGTTGCTTGAAGCCGAGCTTTTCGGCTATGCCAAAGGCGCGTTTACCGGCGCCAACCAGGACCGTAAAGGCCTTTTCGCGCTGGCTGACAAAGGAACGCTCTTCCTGGATGAAATCGCGGATATGAGCCAAGAGATGCAGAAAAAACTCCTGCGCGTCATACAGGAAGGGGAGCTGCGTCCCATCGGCGGGAAGGAAATCCTCAAAGTTGATGTGCGCCTGGTAACCGCCAGCAACAAGGATATCCGGGAACTCGTCCAGCAGAAGAAATTCCGCGAAGACCTTTTCTATAGGCTGAACGTGATACCGATAACGCTTCCTCCTTTAAAAGAAAGGAAGGACGATATTCCGCTTTTGGTCAACCACTTCCTTGATAAGATTGCCAAAGAGACCAATTCCGAAAGGAAAGCGCTTGATAAAGAAGCGCTGAAGATATTTATTTCCTATAACTGGCCAGGGAACGTGCGCGAGCTTGAAAACGAGATTAAGAGGATGACGGTCCTCTGCGATGAGACATTGAGGGCGCAGGATATTTCGCCCCATATATTAAATACCACGACAAAGATATCAATTGCCGGCGCGGCAGGGGAAAGCCTGACCCAATCCAAGATATTGAAGGAAGGCAGGAAAGAGATAGAAAAGCACATTATCACTAGAGCACTCGAAGAAAATGGGTGGAATATTACCAAGGCAGCGGAGTATCTGAAGATGCTCCGTCCCAACCTTTCCGCCAAGATGAAGCAACTGGGGATAGAAAGACCTGAGAAGTAAAACTGGTGGTATAATATCCTTGTTATAAAGGAGTTTTATCGGTGGGATGTCCCGAACTCACGATTTGAATGAGGAGATTGATGTGAATACTATAGCTGTTTCAGAAAAAGGCAATAAGGTGTTTGTTGAAATCATAAAAGATTTAGAAACCGCTATTCCTAATATGTCCTTAAATGATTGGAAAGATATTTTGTTACACGCAACGTTTGAAAGCTTCAATGAAACTCTTACCCATAAGGAAGAAATTGGACAAAACATATGGGAAGGAGTTAGAAGTATTTATGATAACAAGGAAAAGATAGTGTCTGATTTGTGTGATTCTACTATGGCGTTAATTGATAAGTATTATGCAAAAGGATTTACGAACGCCCTATCGGAAGATTTTGAAACCGTAAAGCAATACGCCGAAAATTCAAAAGACGATGCGATGAAAAAGCTTGAAGGTTTCTATAATCTTTCGCGTGAAGAAAAAATAGAAATACTGGCGATCGTGGTTTTAACATTGCTGGTGTTTTTTGCTTCTGCCGGGGGGTTGGATTTAGAAGGGGGGATGCCTGATCTTGATATAACGTTTTTAGGTATCGGAGGACATAGAAATATATTTTTTCACAGCATAATTATCGGGTTGGGATTTGAATTCCTTTTACGCTTTGTCACGCATTTGATTAATGCTTGTTATAAACATCTTCCTGAATCCCACAATAAAACTTGGGATGTAATAAACAATATTATAACAAAATCAGAAAAATATTCTGTTATGGCTTTGTGGGTAGGTGTCGGGGCTCATTTACTAAAAGACGCCAA
This sequence is a window from Planctomycetota bacterium. Protein-coding genes within it:
- a CDS encoding sigma 54-interacting transcriptional regulator encodes the protein MCPDIKSTLRPEDLISLIEISKAMVAEPDMDKLLTFILNKATEVLKAERSSLFMYNPQTNQMESRIAQKADFKITVPMGKGIVGHTAQERKSVICPDTYNDPHFMQLIDKMTGYKTRNILSTPLITPEGDLIGVIEVLNKIEAPNKSETFSDYDVSLVEAFASYATIAIRNAAQRAEIHLLNKQLSDKLETIEKELQVKYQYGNIIGQSPKMQEIYRLLEKAKDTSFAVLIQGESGTGKELIARAIHFNGPRAGEKFLSQNCTAIPESLLEAELFGYAKGAFTGANQDRKGLFALADKGTLFLDEIADMSQEMQKKLLRVIQEGELRPIGGKEILKVDVRLVTASNKDIRELVQQKKFREDLFYRLNVIPITLPPLKERKDDIPLLVNHFLDKIAKETNSERKALDKEALKIFISYNWPGNVRELENEIKRMTVLCDETLRAQDISPHILNTTTKISIAGAAGESLTQSKILKEGRKEIEKHIITRALEENGWNITKAAEYLKMLRPNLSAKMKQLGIERPEK
- a CDS encoding insulinase family protein, with protein sequence MKITEKEIRSFNKVNLGSGINLYLCPTDQFKTVYLKLFIHTPLDENVTANSLLTSVLLRGCKKYPNMRKIVAFLDSLYGANFGSDVSKIGERHLLEFHFEGVADRFLPEKAHVLENGLTFLKRLLAEPLVRNNGLPADYVTQEKRNLRNEISGLKDNKIAYAHQRCVEEMCHSEPYRIYEEGRIEDIDCLTGQDLLKRLQEVIYKYPIDIFILGAFSPDKIEKSVRRIFSVKRDKASTEVPATFVNKKVEKENIIREKAEDAEQAKLVMGFRTYTTWSDEDVFPMMIFNGVLGAFPHSKLFCNVREKAGLAYYASSSIERNKGLMFVQAGIGSDKFEPAGNIIKEQINEIKKGNVSDDEMSATIKSIDDRYKTIRDTPFSYIGYTLEQLINQRTDSLETLREKIRSVTKKDVIRMADKVKLDTVYFLSNK